A genomic window from Lotus japonicus ecotype B-129 chromosome 1, LjGifu_v1.2 includes:
- the LOC130724974 gene encoding uncharacterized protein At4g33100: MFDKKKKRASTPSTSTSPCAILRDAYHNCFNRWYAEKFMKGHCDKLDCVSEWQKYRACLSEHLEDKDLIRLLEAENVVEDKAVDSK, encoded by the exons ATGTttgacaagaagaagaagagagctTCCACACCTTCAACTTCAACCTCTCCTTGTGCCATTCTCAGAGACGCATACCACAATTGCTTCAACAG GTGGTACGCCGAGAAATTCATGAAGGGTCACTGCGACAAACTAGATTGCGTTTCCGAGTGGCAAAAATACAGAGCTTGTCTCTCT GAACATTTGGAAGATAAGGATTTGATTCGTTTATTGGAAGCTGAAAACGTTGTTGAAGACAAAGCTGTTGATTCTAAGTAA
- the LOC130749391 gene encoding (S)-coclaurine N-methyltransferase-like, with protein MYDTLTALQDMPIAVSTNKAKSQHYELPTSFFRLVLGKNLKYRMRLGITGFIVAKNYRSSRVTGICNSITQKAYIEEKCQDLQLQNLDIIVADISTFEMEASYDRIYSIGMFEHMKNYKDLLKKISRWMKEDGLLFVHHFCHNICLPL; from the exons ATGTATGATACTCTTACAGCTCTGCAAGATATGCCTATTGCAGTAAGCACTAATAAGGCAAAATCTCAGCATTATGAGTTACCAACTTCTTTCTTCAGGCTCGTGCTCGGGAAGAATCTCAAATACAG GATGCGGTTGGGGATCACTGGCTTTATAGTTGCAAAGAATTACAGGAGTTCCAGGGTTACAGGAATCTGCAATTCCATAACTCAGAAAGCTTATATTGAAGAGAAGTGCCA GGATCTTCAGCTGCAAAATTTGGATATCATTGTTGCAGATATTAGCACCTTTGAAATGGAAGCTTCTTATGACAGAATATATTCCATAGGAATGTTTGAG CATATGAAGAACTATAAAGATCTCCTCAAGAAGATATCCAGATGGATGAAAGAGGATGGCCTTTTATTTGTTCATCATTTCTGCCACAACATTTGCCTACCACTTTGA
- the LOC130749399 gene encoding uncharacterized protein LOC130749399, translating to MSGIGGILRNNKNEILGIFSRNLGVGFAFEAEVWAIHEALKIYADRLLRNIIIERVASLAVGWVNNRCNRPWKLINTLNQIDLWMVEVNCLKVQHIFREANGEADKLAKRGAAYAIDLLYFNDRIAA from the coding sequence ATGAGTGGCATTGGTGGAATTCTAAGAAATAACAAGAATGAAATTCTGGGCATTTTCTCAAGGAATTTAGGTGTGGGTTTTGCATTCGAAGCTGAGGTTTGGGCAATTCATGAAGCGTTGAAGATCTATGCAGATAGATTGCTAAGAAATATAATTATTGAAAGGGTCGCATCCTTGGCTGTTGGTTGGGTTAACAACCGATGCAATAGACCATGGAAATTGATCAATACACTGAACCAGATTGATCTTTGGATGGTAGAGGTCAATTGTTTGAAAGTGCAACATATTTTCAGAGAAGCAAATGGAGAAGCAGATAAACTAGCTAAAAGAGGTGCTGCATATGCAATTGATCTCTTGTATTTTAATGACCGGATTGCTGCTTGA
- the LOC130725003 gene encoding (S)-coclaurine N-methyltransferase-like, protein MEGIMQRPYDATVKLMLASMERNLLPDAVIRRLTRLLLAARLRAGYKPSSEIQLSDLVYFVHSLQDMPIAISTDTAKSQHYELPTSFFKLVLGKNLKYSCCYFSSASETLEDAEEAMLKLYCERSNLKDGHTVLDVGCGWGSLALYIAKNYSNSRVTGICNSVTQKAFIEEKCQDLQLQNLEIIVADISTFEMEASYDRIISIEMFEHMKNYKDLLKKISKWMKEDSLLFVHHFCHKAFAYHFEDESEDDWITRYFFTGGTMPAANLLLYFQDDVSVVNHWLVNGKHYAQTSEEWLKRMDKNMSSIKPIMESTYGKDSAIKWTVYWRTFFIAVAELFGYNNGDEWMVAHFLFKKK, encoded by the exons ATGGAAGGGATAATGCAGCGACCGTACGACGCGACGGTGAAGCTGATGCTAGCTTCAATGGAGCGCAACTTGCTCCCCGACGCCGTCATCAGGAGACTCACGCGCTTGCTGTTGGCTGCTCGCCTACGCGCCGGTTACAAACCTTCCTCTGAGATTCAGCTCTCTGACCTTGTTTACTTTGTGCATT CTTTGCAAGATATGCCTATTGCCATCAGCACTGATACGGCAAAATCTCAACATTATGAATTGCCAACCTCTTTCTTCAAGCTGGTGCTCGGAAAGAATCTCAAATACAG TTGTTGTTATTTCTCTTCTGCCTCAGAGACGTTGGAAGATGCTGAAGAAGCAATGCTGAAATTGTACTGCGAGAGATCAAACCTGAAAGATGGGCATACAGTTCTTGACGTAGGATGTGGTTGGGGATCACTGGCTTTATACATTGCCAAGAACTACAGCAATTCCAGAGTTACAGGAATCTGCAATTCCGTAACTCAGAAAGCTTTTATAGAGGAGAAGTGCCA GGATCTTCAGCTGCAAAATTTAGAGATCATTGTTGCAGATATTAGCACCTTCGAAATGGAAGCTTCTTATGACAGAATAATTTCCATAGAAATGTTTGAG CATATGAAGAACTATAAGGATCTTCTCAAGAAGATatccaaatggatgaaagaGGATAGCCTTTTGTTTGTTCATCATTTCTGCCACAAGGCATTTGCCTACCACTTTGAG GATGAAAGTGAAGACGACTGGATTACAAGATATTTCTTTACAGGAGGAACCATGCCTGCAGCAAATCTACTTCTTTATTTCCAA GATGATGTCTCTGTCGTCAACCATTGGCTAGTAAATGGGAAACACTACGCACAGACCAG TGAAGAATGGCTCAAGAGAATGGACAAGAACATGAGTTCTATCAAGCCAATAATGGAATCAACATACGGCAAGGATTCAGCTATCAAGTGGACTGTCTATTGGAGAACATTCTTCATAGCTGTAGCAGAACTTTTTGGATACAATAATGGCGATGAATGGATGGTTGCACACTTTCTTttcaaaaagaaataa
- the LOC130725008 gene encoding probable WRKY transcription factor 50 isoform X1 gives MKLPHQPKAKKFQIYICYKNLMILSLISYHHQCYQNMTDKNPVSLPPDSPESDFINQWPQELSEYLKLDDDNQWPDDDDHPDHSFANSWHVLNQDNQTNQVGDFGGSSSNVEGSSTSKSDVNIEDEKAVKEKVSFKTKSEVEILDDGFKWRKYGKKMVKNSPNPRNYYRCSVEGCRVKKRVERDRDDPSYVITTYEGTHTHPSSY, from the exons ATGAAGCTGCCTCATCAACCAAAGGCtaagaaatttcaaatttatataTGTTATAAGAACCTCATGATCCTTTCTTTAATTTCATATCATCATCAGTGTTACCAAAACATGACAGATAAAAATCCTGTCTCACTACCACCGGATTCACCTGAGAGCGATTTCATCAACCAATGGCCTCAGGAGCTTTCTGAGTACTTGAAGCTTGATGATGATAATCAATGGCCAGATGATGATGATCATCCGGACCATTCATTTGCTAATTCTTGGCATGTCCTCAACCAGGACAATCAAACCAATCAAGTAGGTGACTTTGGAGGAAGTAGCAGCAATGTTGAGGGGTCTTCAACCAGTAAGTCAG ATGTTAATATTGAGGATGAGAAGGCAGTTAAAGAAAAAGTTTCATTCAAAACCAAGTCAGAGGTTGAAATACTGGATGATGGGTTCAAGTGGAGAAAGTATGGAAAGAAGATGGTGAAAAACAGTCCCAATCCAAG GAACTACTACAGGTGTTCAGTGGAGGGATGTCGTGTGAAGAAAAGAGTAGAGAGAGATAGGGATGATCCAAGTTATGTAATAACAACCTATGAAGGCACCCATACTCACCCAAGTTCTTACTAG
- the LOC130725008 gene encoding probable WRKY transcription factor 50 isoform X2: MKLPHQPKAKKFQIYICYKNLMILSLISYHHQCYQNMTDKNPVSLPPDSPESDFINQWPQELSEYLKLDDDNQWPDDDDHPDHSFANSWHVLNQDNQTNQVGDFGGSSSNVEGSSTNVNIEDEKAVKEKVSFKTKSEVEILDDGFKWRKYGKKMVKNSPNPRNYYRCSVEGCRVKKRVERDRDDPSYVITTYEGTHTHPSSY; encoded by the exons ATGAAGCTGCCTCATCAACCAAAGGCtaagaaatttcaaatttatataTGTTATAAGAACCTCATGATCCTTTCTTTAATTTCATATCATCATCAGTGTTACCAAAACATGACAGATAAAAATCCTGTCTCACTACCACCGGATTCACCTGAGAGCGATTTCATCAACCAATGGCCTCAGGAGCTTTCTGAGTACTTGAAGCTTGATGATGATAATCAATGGCCAGATGATGATGATCATCCGGACCATTCATTTGCTAATTCTTGGCATGTCCTCAACCAGGACAATCAAACCAATCAAGTAGGTGACTTTGGAGGAAGTAGCAGCAATGTTGAGGGGTCTTCAACCA ATGTTAATATTGAGGATGAGAAGGCAGTTAAAGAAAAAGTTTCATTCAAAACCAAGTCAGAGGTTGAAATACTGGATGATGGGTTCAAGTGGAGAAAGTATGGAAAGAAGATGGTGAAAAACAGTCCCAATCCAAG GAACTACTACAGGTGTTCAGTGGAGGGATGTCGTGTGAAGAAAAGAGTAGAGAGAGATAGGGATGATCCAAGTTATGTAATAACAACCTATGAAGGCACCCATACTCACCCAAGTTCTTACTAG